A window from Solanum stenotomum isolate F172 chromosome 7, ASM1918654v1, whole genome shotgun sequence encodes these proteins:
- the LOC125870316 gene encoding magnesium transporter MRS2-I-like produces MDENVLPVVEELQRRLPLRTISLGEGEDDDQPVVNGTRNEMQTVEPTEFPFKFRAVEVALEGVCSYLDTQTRELETAAYPALDELTSKISSRNLDRVCKLKSAKTKLTSWVQKVRDDLEQLLEDDGNMADLYLSRKLVAGVSSPLSGQVAPYWSPDTSSILSKLLSKTSRTSGITHEGTDVEELEMLLEAYFVQIESTMNKLTTLHEYIDDTEDYINIQLDNHRNQLIQLELFLSSGTVCLTVYSLVATILGMNIPVPWKKDHGYLFKWVVILAGIASASVFLSIITYARHKGLVGS; encoded by the exons ATGGATGAAAATGTTCTTCCTGTTGTTGAAGAACTTCAAAGAAGATTGCCATTGCGAACTATTAGCTTAGGAGAAGGTGAAGATGATGATCAACCTGTTGTTAATGGGACACGAAATGAAATGCAAACCGTTGAACCAACTG aGTTTCCTTTTAAATTTCGAGCTGTAGAAGTAGCACTAGAAGGAGTATGCAGTTATCTTGACACTCAGACACGAGAACTAGAGACTGCTGCTTACCCGGCTTTAGATGAGCTCACCTCCAAG ATTAGTAGTCGCAACCTGGATAGAGTGTGCAAATTGAAGAGTGCAAAAACTAAGTTGACTAGTTGGGTTCAAAAA GTAAGGGATGATCTCGAACAGCTTCTCGAAGATGATGGTAACATGGCTGACCTTTACCTCTCAAGAAAATTAGTTGCTGGAGTTTCATCCCCCCTGAGTGGTCAGGTGGCACCTTACTGGTCCCCTGATACGTCCTCAATACTCTCAAAGTTATTATCCAAAACAAGCAGGACCAGCGGGATAACTCATGAGGGGACTGATGTTgaggaacttgaaatgttgcTTGAG GCTTACTTTGTGCAAATTGAAAGCACGATGAACAAATTGACAACg TTGCACGAATATATTGATGACACCGAGGACTATATCAATATTCAG CTGGACAATCATCGAAATCAGCTGATCCAG TTGGAGCTGTTCCTGAGTTCTGGTACAGTTTGTTTGACAGTGTACTCCTTGGTAGCAACAATATTGGGAATGAATATTCCAGTTCCATGGAAGAAAGACCATGGCTACCTTTTTAAATGG GTGGTCATTCTTGCTGGAATTGCTTCTGCATCCGTTTTCCTGTCAATAATTACATATGCTAGGCACAAGGGACTTGTTGGATcttaa
- the LOC125870336 gene encoding probable U6 snRNA-associated Sm-like protein LSm4 yields the protein MLPLSLLKTAQGHPMLVELKNGETYNGHLVNCDTWMNIHLREVICTSKDGDRFWRMPECYIRGNTIKYLRVPDEVIDKVQEETKSRGDRKPPGVGGRGRGRGGRDEGAAGRQAKGIGRGMEDAGAKGRGKGGPGAKSGGKGGGRGRG from the exons ATG CTTCCCCTCTCTTTGCTCAAGACTGCACAGGGGCATCCCATG TTGGTGGAGCTAAAAAATGGAGAGACTTATAATGGTCATTTGGTGAATTGTGATACTTGGATGAATATCCATCTTCGTGAAGTTATCTGTACATCAAAG GATGGAGATAGATTTTGGAGAATGCCTGAATGTTATATTCGTGGCAATACCATAAAGTATCTTAGAGTTCCTGATGAG GTGATTGATAAAGTtcaagaagaaacaaaaagcCGTGGAG ATAGAAAACCACCTGGTGTCGGTGGACGAGGAAGGGGAAGAGGAGGTAGGGATGAAGGTGCTGCTGGAAGACAGGCGAAAGGCATTGGGCGTGGAATGGAAGATGCAGGTGCCAAAGGCCGGGGCAAAGGAGGACCTGGTGCCAAGTCTGGTGGAAAAG GTGGTGGCCGTGGACGTGGCTAA
- the LOC125871354 gene encoding uncharacterized protein LOC125871354: MEQQHHVIVESQEIETEEEELKPQKTKRVASLDIFRGLTVVALMVLVDDAGGEWPMIGHAPWNGCNLADFVMPFFLFIVGMAMKRIPEKLVAIRKVILRTLKLLFWGLLLQGRYFHDLDKLKYSVDMNRIRLCGILQRIALAYLVVAIIEITTRQAQSKGLPMGWFSIFKLYSCQWVIGACVLVVYLATLYGTYVPDWNFVVQNPDNVDFGKTLTVTCNVRGNLDPPCNAVGYIDTQILGINHMYPRPTWKRSKACTKNSSYEGPFKDDAPSWCWAPFEPEGILR; this comes from the exons ATGGAGCAGCAACATCATGTGATAGTTGAATCTCAAGAAATAgaaacagaagaagaagaattaaagCCTCAGAAGACGAAGCGTGTTGCTTCCCTTGATATTTTCAGAGGCCTCACTGTTGTTGCA CTGATGGTCTTGGTTGATGATGCGGGAGGAGAATGGCCTATGATCGGGCATGCACCATGGAACGGTTGCAATCTTGCAGATTTTGTGATGCCATTCTTTCTGTTTATTGTGGGAATGGCCATGAAG AGAATACCAGAAAAGCTAGTGGCCATCAGAAAGGTGATTCTAAGGACACTCAAACTTCTATTTTGGGGCCTCCTTTTACAAG GGAGATATTTCCACGATCTTGACAAGCTAAAATATAGTGTTGACATGAATAGGATAAGGTTGTGTGGCATCCTCCAG AGAATTGCTCTCGCTTACTTGGTAGTGGCCATAATAGAAATAACAACAAGACAAGCCCAATCCAAAGGACTACCAATGGGATGGTTCTCCATTTTCAAGTTATACAGCTGTCAATG GGTTATAGGAGCATGTGTTTTAGTAGTTTACTTGGCCACATTATACGGCACATATGTTCCTGACTGGAATTTTGTTGTCCAGAACCCAGACAATGTTGATTTTGGGAAGACTTTAACC GTGACTTGCAATGTGAGAGGAAATCTTGATCCTCCTTGCAATGCAGTGGGTTATATTGACACACAGATACTTGGAATCAATCACATGTATCCACGTCCGACTTGGAAGAGATCCAAG GCTTGCACTAAAAATTCATCATATGAGGGACCTTTCAAGGATGATGCTCCATCATGGTGTTGGGCTCCTTTTGAACCTGAAGGAATTCTGAGGTAG
- the LOC125870332 gene encoding uncharacterized protein LOC125870332 isoform X1 has product MGTREVYEEKLKRGNLHHDPTIKPGLGSARCPRCLSLLNSNSLQKSGEWAITPVLHDFTAVAGSGIGGLLSAIHGFNTGIPFVQRHVKGPKWLPFVIGLPPLLIFSAASATFGGYALPRFTQLTMTSYYTASSASHYGISLLTRRIEEAHISGVQPKRLS; this is encoded by the exons ATGGGAACACGAGAGGTATACGAAGAAAAACTGAAGAGAGGGAATCTCCATCATGATCCAACAATCAAACCTGGCCTCGGCTCTGCTAGATGTCCTCGTTGTCTTTCTCTCTTGAACTCCAATTCA TTGCAGAAAAGTGGAGAATGGGCGATTACTCCTGTTCTACATGATTTCACGGCTGTG GCTGGCTCTGGAATTGGTGGACTGCTCAGTGCAATTCATGGTTTCAATACAG GAATTCCTTTTGTCCAGAGACACGTGAAGGGTCCAAAGTGGCTTCCATTTGTTATAGGG CTTCCTCCACTACTCATTTTCTCTGCAGCTAGCGCGACATTTGGAG GATATGCACTTCCAAGGTTTACTCAACTTACGATGACTTCATATTACACTGCTTCAAGTGCCTCACATTACGGAATATCATTGCTTACCAGACGTATTGAGGAGGCCCATATTTCTGGTGTTCAACCTAAAAGACTCAGCTGA
- the LOC125870332 gene encoding uncharacterized protein LOC125870332 isoform X2, which yields MGTREVYEEKLKRGNLHHDPTIKPGLGSARCPRCLSLLNSNSKSGEWAITPVLHDFTAVAGSGIGGLLSAIHGFNTGIPFVQRHVKGPKWLPFVIGLPPLLIFSAASATFGGYALPRFTQLTMTSYYTASSASHYGISLLTRRIEEAHISGVQPKRLS from the exons ATGGGAACACGAGAGGTATACGAAGAAAAACTGAAGAGAGGGAATCTCCATCATGATCCAACAATCAAACCTGGCCTCGGCTCTGCTAGATGTCCTCGTTGTCTTTCTCTCTTGAACTCCAATTCA AAAAGTGGAGAATGGGCGATTACTCCTGTTCTACATGATTTCACGGCTGTG GCTGGCTCTGGAATTGGTGGACTGCTCAGTGCAATTCATGGTTTCAATACAG GAATTCCTTTTGTCCAGAGACACGTGAAGGGTCCAAAGTGGCTTCCATTTGTTATAGGG CTTCCTCCACTACTCATTTTCTCTGCAGCTAGCGCGACATTTGGAG GATATGCACTTCCAAGGTTTACTCAACTTACGATGACTTCATATTACACTGCTTCAAGTGCCTCACATTACGGAATATCATTGCTTACCAGACGTATTGAGGAGGCCCATATTTCTGGTGTTCAACCTAAAAGACTCAGCTGA
- the LOC125870342 gene encoding F-actin-capping protein subunit alpha-like: protein MQVGVHYFEEGNVQLDAKHECKDTTLIQSPDDSAISLVNIIRHHETEYLASLQTSYLKLPDTTFKDLRRKLPVTRTSFPWHNTAQFSLTRDIEKEFGIGK, encoded by the exons ATGCAG GTTGGCGTCCATTACTTTGAAGAGGGAAATGTACAGCTAGATGCAAAACACGAATGTAAGGATACAACGCTAATTCAG TCCCCAGATGATTCTGCAATTTCCTTGGTCAACATTATTCGCCACCATGAGACTGAGTATCTGGCTTCTCTTCAG ACATCTTACTTGAAATTGCCTGATACCACTTTCAAG GACTTGCGGAGGAAGCTTCCCGTTACTCGTACATCGTTCCCATGGCACAACACTGCACAATTTAGCCTTACAAGAGACATTGAAAAAGAATTTGGAATTGGAAAATAG